The Bradyrhizobium sp. WBAH42 genome includes a window with the following:
- a CDS encoding winged helix-turn-helix domain-containing protein, with product MTLRFGPFELDEAGRALIHAQREVALQPRVFDLLVYLTRNRDRVVTKEELLDTLWPDVTVTDNSLQRAVSMLRGVLRKGGMDGAIRNMPGRGYRFCIDGGSELRVAAPETTDKQVPDVGARAQRAAAVQAWDEAAALFEAADTIQPLDGADLHQWALALQCTGKADAALPILARAVSAHTKAGNVSLAVIDAVTLSCLHFERGQAAIAKGWLARAEDWASEIEDPATTALTLWMKSKVAAFDGEPEQALSLADAAYSTVRHRDAVGIEALSLAYRGFYRLCLGDTRAGLADQDLAATMALSSGDIDPIVGGILYCNILWAARMFGDWARADQWTLGYQKYCTESGMELTGSCQLHRSEVLGVRGSLGEALSRIQDSLARLTSDAPWAIGDANRVLADVQAAIGNDDAALEAYEKAYALGWCPEPGHAMLLLERGEAEAAYTSLERSLIGKTWWTLQRRGILFAHLALAAAHTGRHEQALELIEELSGSPDRWPMPSIRALTNEAQSVLANVRDEYDSALRHLHLARQLWSSIDGRVQAVRLRLRIAKLQLAHDDVRGASAEIHAAQLAAGELGSRKFEAACAALRREVDTRTRGRAA from the coding sequence ATGACCCTCAGGTTTGGACCCTTCGAACTCGACGAAGCGGGCCGCGCGCTTATTCATGCGCAGCGGGAAGTCGCGTTGCAGCCGCGCGTGTTCGATCTGCTGGTCTACCTGACGCGTAACCGGGACCGGGTCGTCACCAAGGAAGAACTGCTCGATACCCTCTGGCCTGACGTAACCGTCACCGACAACTCCTTGCAGCGGGCGGTGAGCATGCTGCGTGGCGTGCTGCGCAAGGGTGGCATGGATGGCGCCATCCGGAACATGCCGGGCAGGGGATATCGTTTCTGCATCGACGGCGGATCGGAGCTACGGGTTGCCGCTCCCGAGACGACGGACAAGCAAGTCCCGGACGTGGGGGCGCGAGCGCAGCGCGCCGCTGCCGTGCAAGCCTGGGACGAAGCCGCAGCGCTGTTCGAGGCGGCCGATACGATCCAACCGCTCGATGGCGCCGACTTGCACCAATGGGCGCTGGCCTTGCAGTGCACCGGCAAGGCCGATGCGGCGCTGCCTATCCTGGCTCGCGCGGTCTCCGCCCACACCAAGGCCGGCAACGTGTCGCTGGCCGTCATCGATGCAGTCACACTCTCCTGCTTGCACTTCGAGCGCGGCCAGGCGGCGATTGCCAAGGGGTGGCTGGCGCGGGCGGAGGATTGGGCCTCCGAGATCGAGGATCCCGCCACGACTGCGCTGACTCTCTGGATGAAATCGAAGGTCGCCGCGTTCGACGGCGAGCCTGAACAGGCACTTTCGCTTGCCGATGCCGCGTACAGCACGGTCCGGCACAGGGACGCTGTTGGCATCGAGGCGCTGAGTCTGGCTTATCGCGGGTTCTACCGGCTGTGTCTCGGCGATACGCGCGCAGGACTGGCGGATCAGGACCTCGCCGCTACGATGGCGCTCTCCAGCGGCGATATCGACCCGATCGTCGGAGGCATCCTCTACTGCAACATCCTGTGGGCGGCGCGGATGTTCGGAGATTGGGCGAGGGCCGACCAGTGGACGCTCGGCTATCAGAAATATTGCACCGAGAGCGGGATGGAATTGACCGGCTCCTGTCAGCTTCATCGGTCAGAAGTCCTTGGCGTCAGGGGCTCGCTTGGCGAGGCCTTGTCGCGCATTCAGGATTCGCTGGCACGGCTGACCAGCGACGCGCCATGGGCGATCGGCGATGCGAATCGCGTGCTGGCAGACGTCCAGGCTGCGATCGGCAATGACGATGCCGCGCTCGAAGCTTACGAAAAGGCCTATGCCCTCGGCTGGTGCCCGGAGCCCGGCCACGCCATGCTTTTGCTGGAACGTGGCGAGGCTGAAGCCGCCTACACCAGTCTCGAACGCAGCTTGATCGGAAAGACCTGGTGGACCCTGCAGCGCCGAGGAATCCTGTTCGCGCATCTGGCGCTCGCCGCCGCGCATACAGGCCGCCATGAGCAGGCCCTGGAGCTGATCGAAGAGCTTTCCGGAAGCCCGGACCGATGGCCGATGCCTTCGATCCGGGCATTGACGAACGAAGCGCAGTCGGTTCTCGCCAATGTGCGCGACGAGTACGACTCTGCGCTGCGGCATCTGCACCTGGCCCGGCAGCTATGGTCGAGCATCGACGGGCGAGTGCAGGCGGTCAGGCTGAGACTCCGTATCGCGAAGCTGCAATTGGCGCATGATGACGTTCGAGGCGCTTCAGCGGAAATTCACGCAGCCCAGCTGGCGGCCGGCGAACTGGGTTCGCGGAAGTTCGAGGCTGCATGCGCCGCTTTGCGACGCGAGGTCGATACGCGAACGCGAGGACGTGCTGCTTAA
- a CDS encoding NAD(P)/FAD-dependent oxidoreductase, which produces MTGPVIIVGAGHGGYQVAASLRQAGFSERICLINDEAHLPYQRPPLSKAYIKGSAGPESLMFRPEKFYQDQTIELIAGRATSIDRAARKVHLASGGMLDYGHLVLATGARNRLLDLPNANLPDVKYLRILDDSEALRAIMPSKTRAVIIGAGFIGLEFAATARIKGLEVDVLELAPRVMARAVTAEVSEYFQDRHREAGIRIHLGVQATSIEAEGGKVTGVSLSDGRHLPADLIVVGVGVLPNIELAAEAGLPVAAGIVVDEYLSTADPNISAIGDCALFASPRFGGSLRLESVQNATDHARCLAAKLTGDKKPYDSHPWFWSDQGDDKLQIAGLTTGYDRVVLRGDPAKKAFSAFCYHGDKLLGIESINRAGDHMFGRRLQAMNRSITPEQAADESFDLKSALA; this is translated from the coding sequence ATGACTGGCCCGGTGATCATCGTCGGTGCCGGCCATGGCGGCTACCAGGTCGCGGCATCGCTGCGCCAGGCCGGCTTTTCCGAGCGCATCTGCCTGATCAACGACGAGGCGCATCTGCCCTATCAGCGGCCGCCGCTGTCCAAGGCCTACATCAAGGGCTCCGCGGGTCCGGAGAGCCTGATGTTCCGGCCTGAGAAGTTTTACCAGGACCAGACCATCGAGCTGATCGCCGGCCGCGCCACCTCGATCGACCGTGCCGCGCGCAAGGTGCATCTTGCCTCGGGCGGGATGCTGGATTACGGCCACCTCGTGCTGGCGACCGGCGCGCGCAATCGGCTGCTCGATCTGCCCAACGCCAACCTGCCCGACGTGAAATACTTACGCATCCTCGACGACAGCGAGGCGCTGCGCGCGATCATGCCGTCGAAGACGCGCGCCGTGATCATCGGCGCCGGCTTCATCGGCCTTGAGTTTGCCGCGACCGCCCGCATCAAGGGCCTCGAGGTCGACGTGCTCGAGCTCGCCCCGCGCGTGATGGCGCGGGCGGTGACGGCGGAGGTCTCGGAATATTTTCAGGACCGCCACCGCGAGGCCGGCATCCGCATCCATCTCGGCGTGCAGGCGACCTCCATCGAAGCGGAGGGCGGCAAGGTCACCGGCGTCTCCTTGAGCGACGGGCGGCATCTGCCGGCCGACCTCATCGTGGTCGGCGTCGGCGTGCTGCCGAACATCGAGCTCGCGGCCGAGGCGGGGCTGCCGGTCGCGGCCGGCATCGTCGTCGACGAATATCTCTCGACGGCTGATCCCAACATCTCCGCGATCGGCGATTGCGCGCTGTTCGCAAGCCCGCGCTTCGGCGGCTCGCTGCGGCTGGAATCGGTGCAGAACGCCACCGATCACGCCCGCTGCCTCGCAGCAAAGCTGACCGGCGACAAGAAACCGTACGACAGCCATCCCTGGTTCTGGAGCGACCAGGGCGATGACAAGCTCCAGATCGCGGGGCTGACCACCGGCTACGACCGCGTCGTGCTGCGTGGCGATCCTGCCAAGAAGGCCTTTTCGGCCTTCTGCTATCATGGCGACAAGCTGCTCGGCATCGAATCGATCAACCGCGCCGGCGATCACATGTTTGGCCGGAGATTGCAGGCCATGAACCGCTCGATCACGCCGGAGCAGGCCGCCGACGAAAGCTTCGACCTCAAGAGCGCGCTGGCGTGA
- a CDS encoding VOC family protein, with product MITGLDHIVVLVGDIGAASAAYQTLLARAPAWQNSGEGADRVLFTLENMTIELMAPHGFSVTADRMRALLGDQEGVLASLCFRVADIGKMHRRLERVALRPDPVAEVESSDAVTDAVLHWKRTRAATELTRGVRMFFLELADERPKSVATDIAPIEGLDHVVVTTEDSERAAALYGARLGLDLALDRSHQDWGQLMFFRCGDLIVEVVRRPVAGGDATHDRLWGLSWRVADIDATRARLIAAGLDVSEVRTGRKPGTRIMTVRNGTCGIQTVLLERAPKPVD from the coding sequence ATGATCACCGGGCTCGATCACATCGTCGTTCTGGTGGGCGATATCGGTGCGGCCAGCGCGGCCTATCAGACGCTGCTCGCCCGCGCGCCGGCCTGGCAGAACTCGGGCGAGGGCGCCGACCGGGTGCTGTTCACCCTCGAAAACATGACCATTGAACTGATGGCCCCTCACGGCTTCAGCGTCACCGCCGACCGCATGCGCGCACTGCTCGGCGACCAGGAGGGCGTGCTCGCCAGCCTGTGCTTTCGTGTCGCAGACATCGGCAAGATGCACCGCCGGCTGGAGCGGGTGGCCCTGAGGCCGGACCCGGTCGCCGAGGTCGAAAGCAGCGACGCCGTTACGGACGCCGTGCTGCACTGGAAGCGCACGCGGGCCGCGACGGAGCTGACGCGCGGCGTCCGAATGTTCTTCCTGGAGCTGGCCGACGAGCGGCCGAAGTCGGTCGCGACCGACATCGCGCCGATCGAGGGGCTCGACCACGTCGTCGTCACCACGGAGGATTCCGAGCGCGCCGCCGCGCTCTACGGCGCCCGGCTTGGCCTTGATCTCGCGCTCGACCGCTCGCACCAGGATTGGGGCCAGCTGATGTTCTTCCGCTGCGGCGACCTCATCGTCGAGGTGGTGCGCCGCCCGGTCGCGGGTGGCGATGCCACGCATGACCGGCTCTGGGGCCTGAGCTGGCGCGTCGCCGACATCGACGCCACCCGCGCCCGCCTGATCGCTGCCGGACTCGACGTCTCCGAGGTGCGCACCGGCCGCAAGCCGGGCACGCGCATCATGACGGTGCGCAATGGCACCTGCGGAATTCAGACCGTGCTTCTGGAGCGCGCGCCGAAGCCGGTGGATTGA
- a CDS encoding enoyl-CoA hydratase/isomerase family protein has product MTAPVSKPDDPALLRIDGPIATITLNRPAAFNAINLAIAQKLEQLAAYLEGADDIRVVVLEGEGRAFCAGGDLQTIGAAAEAGTVTPVVGELLKHYHAFIEVVRRMPKISLSSVHGSAAGAGMGLAFVTDLCIAADDAKFTPAYAKIGVSPDGGSTVGIVGTVGSRRALQIFLAEDNFTAQQAYEWGLVAKTVPATELKAATRQLAERLAQNPPASIAGTKQLVYQAATTPVKQQLDAEEHKIIMAMNTEDFRTAVKKFTSKGK; this is encoded by the coding sequence ATGACCGCTCCCGTCTCAAAGCCCGACGATCCCGCTCTGCTGCGGATCGACGGCCCGATCGCGACCATCACGCTGAACCGCCCTGCCGCATTCAACGCGATCAACCTTGCGATAGCGCAGAAGCTCGAGCAGCTCGCGGCCTATCTCGAGGGCGCCGACGACATCCGCGTCGTCGTGCTCGAAGGCGAAGGCCGCGCGTTCTGCGCCGGCGGCGATCTGCAGACGATCGGGGCCGCCGCCGAAGCCGGCACGGTGACGCCCGTCGTCGGCGAGCTCCTGAAGCACTATCACGCCTTCATCGAGGTCGTCAGGCGGATGCCGAAGATCTCGCTGTCGAGCGTGCACGGCTCGGCCGCCGGCGCCGGCATGGGCCTCGCCTTCGTCACCGATCTCTGCATCGCCGCGGACGATGCCAAATTCACGCCGGCCTATGCCAAGATCGGCGTGTCGCCCGACGGCGGCTCGACGGTCGGCATCGTCGGCACGGTCGGATCGCGCCGCGCGCTGCAGATCTTTCTCGCCGAAGACAATTTTACCGCGCAGCAGGCCTATGAATGGGGCCTGGTCGCCAAGACCGTTCCCGCAACCGAGCTGAAGGCGGCAACGCGACAGCTTGCCGAGCGTCTCGCGCAGAACCCGCCGGCTTCGATCGCCGGCACCAAGCAGCTGGTCTATCAGGCTGCGACCACGCCGGTGAAGCAGCAGCTCGATGCCGAGGAGCACAAGATCATCATGGCGATGAACACGGAAGACTTCCGCACCGCCGTGAAGAAGTTCACGAGCAAGGGCAAGTAG
- a CDS encoding TetR/AcrR family transcriptional regulator — protein MAKAKRPLKWQRDPEGMRLRILEAAKQEFSAHGLAGARVDRIAAKAGANKRMLYYHVGNKDELYLAVLEGAYDKIRSEERGLDLEHLDPPEAIRRLIEFTWNYFLRNPEFLSLLQTENLARAKHLKKSTKVKSMHSPFVEMIRTVVRRGVEGGDFQVAVDPVQLYISIAALSFFYLSNSATLSVIFGRDLLDKKAKDERLAHMSGLVLAALTGKSAELFEIAKAPKSRTAVVQAV, from the coding sequence TTGGCGAAGGCAAAGCGACCTCTGAAATGGCAGCGCGACCCCGAGGGGATGCGGCTGCGCATTCTCGAAGCCGCCAAGCAGGAGTTTTCCGCCCATGGCCTTGCCGGCGCGCGCGTCGACCGCATCGCGGCCAAGGCCGGCGCCAACAAGCGCATGCTCTACTACCACGTCGGCAACAAGGACGAGCTCTATCTCGCCGTGCTCGAAGGCGCCTATGACAAGATCCGCAGCGAGGAGCGGGGGCTCGACCTCGAACATCTCGATCCGCCCGAGGCCATCCGCCGCCTGATCGAGTTCACCTGGAACTACTTCCTGCGCAACCCCGAATTCCTGTCGCTGCTGCAGACCGAGAATCTGGCGCGCGCCAAGCACCTGAAGAAATCGACCAAGGTCAAGTCGATGCACTCGCCCTTCGTCGAGATGATCCGCACCGTGGTGCGCCGCGGCGTCGAGGGCGGGGATTTCCAGGTCGCGGTTGACCCGGTGCAGCTCTACATCTCCATTGCGGCGCTCAGCTTCTTCTATCTCTCGAACTCGGCAACGCTCAGCGTGATCTTCGGCCGTGATCTCCTGGACAAGAAGGCCAAGGACGAGCGGCTGGCGCACATGTCCGGCCTCGTGCTGGCGGCATTGACGGGCAAGTCCGCCGAGCTGTTCGAGATCGCGAAGGCCCCGAAGTCGCGGACTGCGGTGGTGCAGGCGGTGTAG
- a CDS encoding TAXI family TRAP transporter solute-binding subunit: MRAGLFIALIAAAYFGGQVQVCFAQQRLSASPSEATKVSPRKEGTPRKETGRSADPYTVGFVTGTPQCTEFALAQDIATTLAGGQETGPRGQVALRVLPIVGNGGIRNVLDVLTLAGADVAIAPVVLVDRLRETRTFGDISDRLTYIAPLHIEEFHLLARPEIGSLAELSGKRVNLGEDGSAGAILGREVLNRLGIKISESNLGPEAALDGLRKGDLSAALLVSGKPVSFLAQVSQLDNIHLLPIPYLKELLQQDYLPSTLRHKDYPNVIAAEASVDTIAIKSALFAYNWPSGSERFRLLEFFVQTLFTRFPEFLAGAHHPKWREVNLAAQLPGWRRFRPAERWLQQQSGGEAALRKAFGRFLEGKPTANPPDREDLFREFLRWRERNPDK, translated from the coding sequence ATGCGGGCCGGTTTGTTCATCGCATTGATTGCAGCGGCCTACTTTGGCGGGCAGGTCCAGGTTTGTTTCGCGCAACAGCGACTGTCGGCTTCTCCGAGCGAAGCCACGAAAGTGTCTCCAAGAAAGGAAGGCACCCCCAGGAAGGAGACCGGGCGATCTGCGGACCCCTATACGGTGGGCTTCGTGACCGGTACGCCGCAATGCACTGAATTCGCGCTCGCTCAGGACATTGCGACCACGCTCGCCGGCGGCCAAGAGACCGGCCCTCGGGGCCAAGTCGCATTACGGGTCCTGCCGATAGTGGGAAACGGCGGTATCCGTAACGTTCTCGATGTGCTCACCCTCGCAGGTGCCGACGTGGCGATCGCGCCCGTCGTTCTGGTCGACCGCCTCCGGGAGACAAGGACCTTCGGGGACATTTCAGACAGACTGACCTACATTGCACCGCTCCATATCGAAGAGTTCCACCTCCTTGCGCGGCCGGAGATCGGAAGCCTGGCGGAACTTTCGGGAAAGAGGGTCAATCTCGGAGAGGACGGCAGTGCCGGCGCCATCCTCGGCCGCGAAGTGTTGAACCGTCTGGGCATCAAGATCAGCGAGTCGAACTTGGGACCGGAGGCCGCGCTGGATGGTCTGAGGAAGGGAGATCTCTCCGCCGCTCTGCTGGTTTCAGGAAAACCGGTCAGCTTCCTGGCGCAGGTGTCGCAACTCGACAATATTCACCTCCTGCCAATCCCCTACCTCAAGGAGCTGCTGCAACAAGATTATCTGCCATCGACGCTCCGCCATAAGGACTACCCAAATGTGATCGCCGCCGAAGCAAGCGTCGACACGATCGCGATCAAATCCGCTCTCTTCGCCTACAACTGGCCGAGTGGCAGCGAGCGGTTTCGGTTGCTGGAATTCTTCGTCCAGACATTGTTCACGCGCTTTCCTGAATTCCTAGCTGGCGCACATCACCCCAAATGGCGCGAGGTGAACCTGGCCGCGCAGCTCCCCGGATGGCGACGATTTCGGCCGGCAGAGCGCTGGCTCCAGCAGCAATCCGGCGGCGAGGCCGCTCTTCGCAAGGCGTTCGGCAGATTCCTCGAAGGAAAGCCGACCGCCAATCCACCCGACCGGGAAGATTTATTCCGGGAGTTCCTGCGCTGGCGAGAACGCAATCCGGATAAGTGA
- a CDS encoding ribokinase, whose protein sequence is MGRVFVAGSINMDVVATADRHPRIGETVAGRQVLYFPGGKGANQAVAASRLGARTTLIGRLGRDSFGAELKAFLGEQGIDLGYVVETAETHTGTAIIAVAEADNTIVVVPGANGLVGADDVSVVPLLKGDVAVSQFEIPLPTIAAFFHRARAAGAVTVLNPAPAQKMPGELLALVDILVLNETELGFLAGSELSESDAAARITEVARQLQAREDQTICVTLGKRGVLALAGRDEIAVAGRVVKAVDTTGAGDCFVGALAAQLAEGAPLREALTFANAAASISVQRMGAGPSMPTAGEVAAVL, encoded by the coding sequence ATGGGGCGCGTCTTCGTCGCCGGCAGCATCAACATGGATGTGGTGGCGACCGCCGATCGCCATCCACGAATCGGTGAGACCGTCGCCGGCCGCCAGGTCCTGTATTTTCCGGGCGGCAAGGGCGCGAACCAGGCGGTGGCGGCGTCACGTTTAGGGGCGCGGACCACGCTGATCGGCCGGCTGGGTAGGGATTCGTTCGGCGCCGAGCTGAAGGCCTTTCTCGGCGAGCAGGGCATCGATCTCGGCTACGTCGTGGAGACGGCGGAGACGCACACCGGGACGGCCATCATCGCAGTGGCCGAGGCCGACAACACCATCGTCGTCGTTCCCGGGGCGAACGGGCTGGTCGGCGCTGATGACGTCAGCGTCGTGCCGCTGCTGAAGGGCGACGTCGCGGTCAGCCAGTTCGAGATTCCGCTGCCGACCATCGCCGCATTCTTCCACCGCGCCCGCGCGGCGGGGGCAGTCACCGTGCTGAACCCGGCGCCGGCGCAGAAGATGCCGGGCGAGCTGCTGGCGCTGGTCGACATCCTCGTGCTGAACGAGACCGAGCTCGGCTTCCTCGCCGGCAGCGAGCTCTCCGAGAGCGACGCGGCCGCCCGCATCACCGAAGTCGCGCGACAGCTTCAGGCGCGCGAGGACCAGACCATCTGCGTCACGCTCGGCAAGCGCGGCGTGCTGGCGCTCGCCGGGCGCGACGAGATTGCGGTGGCCGGCCGTGTGGTGAAGGCGGTCGACACCACAGGCGCCGGCGACTGCTTTGTCGGCGCGCTGGCAGCGCAGCTGGCTGAGGGTGCGCCCTTGCGCGAGGCGCTGACGTTCGCCAACGCCGCCGCCTCGATCAGCGTGCAGCGGATGGGCGCCGGGCCGTCGATGCCGACGGCCGGGGAAGTGGCGGCGGTTTTATAG
- a CDS encoding sugar kinase, translated as MQALFIGQTYIDVVFITDHMPTGDEKHVARDYAVSFGGNAVTAAFCCAKLGIVPDLIATAANDWLGRMFQDMCAKYGISLHGRKVNQSSLSFIMPKDGKRAIVRCRDDEHIHPFPMLNLGGCRALHVDGHQPDAAIHYAKVCREAGILTSLDGGGLRTNTHELLEFIDVAIVAERLCEQMDLTPEKMLDYLKSRGCKIGGVTMGEKGLFWYDETGTVQVMPAMPIPRERVIDTNGAGDVFHGAYVYSYLAHPGKSWREHFDFARAASTFKIQRLGNEAGLPTLVDIAKVRHEFEVRV; from the coding sequence ATGCAGGCTCTCTTCATCGGACAGACCTATATCGACGTCGTCTTCATCACCGACCACATGCCGACCGGCGACGAGAAGCACGTGGCGCGTGACTACGCGGTCTCCTTCGGCGGCAACGCGGTGACCGCGGCGTTCTGCTGTGCCAAGCTCGGCATCGTGCCGGACCTGATCGCGACCGCAGCCAATGACTGGCTCGGGCGCATGTTCCAGGACATGTGCGCGAAGTACGGCATCTCGCTGCATGGGCGCAAGGTCAACCAGTCCTCGCTCTCCTTCATCATGCCCAAGGACGGCAAGCGCGCCATCGTCCGCTGCCGCGACGACGAGCACATCCATCCCTTTCCGATGCTCAATCTCGGCGGCTGTCGCGCGCTGCATGTCGACGGCCACCAACCGGACGCGGCGATCCACTATGCCAAGGTGTGCCGCGAGGCCGGCATCCTGACCTCGCTCGACGGCGGCGGCCTGCGCACCAACACCCATGAGCTGCTGGAATTCATCGACGTCGCCATCGTCGCCGAGCGCCTGTGCGAGCAGATGGATTTGACGCCGGAGAAGATGCTCGACTATCTCAAGAGCCGCGGCTGCAAGATCGGCGGCGTCACCATGGGCGAGAAGGGCCTGTTCTGGTACGACGAAACCGGGACGGTGCAGGTAATGCCGGCGATGCCGATCCCGCGCGAGCGCGTGATCGACACCAACGGCGCCGGCGACGTCTTCCACGGCGCCTATGTCTATTCCTACCTCGCCCATCCCGGCAAAAGCTGGCGCGAGCATTTCGATTTTGCCCGCGCCGCCTCGACCTTCAAGATCCAGCGCCTCGGCAACGAGGCCGGCTTGCCGACTCTGGTGGACATCGCGAAGGTTCGGCACGAGTTCGAGGTCAGGGTCTAG
- a CDS encoding IlvD/Edd family dehydratase encodes MTSGLRKGLTSYGDAGFSLFLRKAFIKAMGYSDDALERPIVGITNTYSDYNPCHGNVPQIIEAAKRGVMLSGAMPFVFPTISIAESFAHPTSMYLRNLMAMDTEEMIRAQPMDAVIVIGGCDKTLPAQVMAAISADLPTVVIPVGPMVVGHHKGEVLGACTDCRRLWAKYRAGDMDDAEIEAVNGRLAPSVGTCMVMGTASTMACMIEAMGLSLPMSATIPAPHAERFRLAEASGKVAAEMAKAKGPKPSEVLTPASFKNAQVVLQAIGGSTNGLIHLTAMAHRSPHRLDLAAFDQIGREVPVLVDLKPSGEHYMEHFHHAGGVPKLLAQLGDLIDLDARTISGQTLREIAANAEDVPGQDAIRPRDNPIKTEGGLAILHGNLAPRGAVIKQSAASPTLLQHTGRAVVFESVEDMTLRVDDPDLDVTADDVLVLRNAGPKGAPGMPEAGYLPIPKKLARGGTKDMVRISDARMSGTAFGTIVLHITPESAVGGPLALVENGDMIRLDVTKRSIELLVDAAELDRRRAALKPAAAPEQARRGYAWLFNETILQADEGCDFDFMQRTGPAKV; translated from the coding sequence ATGACGAGTGGCTTGCGCAAGGGTCTGACGAGTTATGGCGATGCCGGCTTCTCGCTGTTCCTGCGCAAGGCATTCATCAAGGCCATGGGCTATTCCGACGACGCGCTGGAGCGCCCGATCGTCGGCATCACCAATACCTATAGCGACTACAATCCCTGCCACGGCAACGTCCCGCAGATCATCGAAGCCGCCAAGCGCGGCGTGATGCTGTCGGGTGCAATGCCGTTCGTGTTCCCGACTATCTCGATCGCGGAGAGCTTTGCCCATCCGACCTCGATGTACCTGCGCAATCTGATGGCGATGGACACCGAGGAGATGATCCGCGCTCAGCCGATGGATGCGGTGATCGTGATCGGCGGCTGCGACAAGACGCTGCCGGCGCAGGTGATGGCGGCAATCAGCGCCGACCTGCCGACCGTGGTCATTCCTGTCGGCCCGATGGTGGTCGGTCATCACAAGGGCGAGGTGCTGGGGGCCTGCACCGACTGCCGCCGGCTCTGGGCCAAGTATCGCGCCGGCGACATGGACGATGCCGAGATCGAGGCGGTGAATGGCCGCCTCGCGCCGTCGGTCGGCACCTGCATGGTGATGGGGACGGCCTCGACCATGGCGTGCATGATCGAAGCCATGGGCCTGTCGCTGCCGATGAGCGCGACGATTCCCGCGCCGCATGCCGAGCGCTTCCGTCTGGCCGAGGCCAGCGGCAAGGTCGCCGCAGAGATGGCCAAGGCCAAGGGACCAAAGCCGAGCGAAGTGTTGACGCCGGCCTCGTTCAAGAACGCGCAGGTCGTGCTGCAGGCGATCGGCGGCTCGACCAATGGCCTGATCCATCTGACCGCGATGGCGCATCGCTCGCCGCACCGGCTCGATCTCGCGGCGTTCGACCAGATCGGCCGTGAGGTGCCGGTGCTGGTCGACCTCAAGCCATCTGGCGAGCACTATATGGAGCACTTCCACCACGCCGGCGGCGTGCCCAAGCTGCTGGCGCAGCTCGGCGATCTCATCGATCTCGACGCCAGGACGATCAGCGGCCAGACGTTGCGCGAGATCGCGGCGAATGCGGAGGACGTGCCCGGCCAGGATGCCATCCGCCCGCGCGACAATCCGATCAAGACAGAGGGCGGCCTCGCCATCCTGCACGGCAATCTCGCCCCGCGCGGTGCGGTCATCAAGCAATCGGCCGCGAGCCCGACGCTGCTGCAGCACACCGGGCGCGCCGTCGTGTTCGAGTCCGTCGAGGACATGACCTTGCGGGTCGACGATCCCGATCTCGACGTCACCGCCGATGACGTGCTGGTGCTGCGCAATGCCGGCCCGAAGGGCGCACCCGGCATGCCGGAAGCCGGCTATCTGCCGATCCCGAAGAAGCTCGCACGCGGCGGCACCAAGGACATGGTGCGTATCTCGGATGCGCGCATGAGCGGCACCGCGTTCGGCACCATCGTGCTGCACATCACCCCGGAATCCGCCGTCGGCGGGCCGCTGGCGCTGGTTGAGAACGGCGACATGATCCGTCTCGACGTGACCAAACGCAGCATCGAGCTCTTGGTCGACGCCGCCGAGCTCGACCGCCGCCGTGCTGCGTTGAAGCCGGCCGCAGCGCCGGAGCAAGCACGGCGCGGCTACGCCTGGCTGTTCAACGAGACCATCCTGCAGGCCGACGAGGGCTGCGATTTCGATTTCATGCAGAGGACGGGTCCCGCGAAGGTCTGA